One window of Athalia rosae chromosome 4, iyAthRosa1.1, whole genome shotgun sequence genomic DNA carries:
- the LOC105689572 gene encoding uncharacterized protein LOC105689572 isoform X3 has protein sequence MQSVVNVADASTESQRQGRKSLQAELPAAKAKREQALRNILAAKRRQVLGQRASLVAPRSRGDVTKDMTDVLEVQESRHGIYFAVPTGVKDVSVEGDVPEPLTVTLAKTASEDRIGSVERIEDATSKSPEPIKRTTAMKDLGYDERSAATVATEIRQKLSPGGISRSGYPSASRNSSVNVQRATAPKNTAINDSDGRKNNNTVIMSDSLYKHFRPVESNVPIEEMTQFLHFGQKLSPETQNTTSSNSLEVTPTLPPVPSSRRRFSMKRYSTTTPVPVPRLEEIINEEMNIAVERQTVERNKIPKIKNLFRSPSASSLYYRKSPVRPADPTIVSNVISQPTTKNISEGDVTSKRENDSRYEELHQPLNPSSSHASRRHQVQRGVAPIEENEDQGKGSATSHDSVASGYADVGATQLSNETNNRGSQLPRNTNETRSTDATETKPVSSEETRGSINGHSSGYPMSSSNVTTQDARANNLDDRVPVSSTDSPGRETSTTLRIVVAETPAKDEEDPANPSSYPGGSPPVVVLPAQQHVYTYTITNVTRLLRNYSGPGVSSKEEGEQKRQQYPGPAPAGTAEISDDSSSGIVATRSRSDLSAGPAAEGVTTLEGKQVNRSSGDYDPRSDADAASRAATSTRRTPLEVNKTATKVADSEVGGSVPADAVFRTVGTHDSSANFTYRTNLREDLRDADQRMLQKSASAVLNQRPGDELLIGDRTAGKGSRRRDQPRGHPFGADDRAPKDHRKTIQVGSKVGDDSTLRQFASRGERNEASEVPSSTWKSSDESVQSTRPTDNVSKNRNTSRNTGDRQVLNRKRNFEESSEKETLDVLADRSLRKYSDMTNHHSIPDTQIRGTTMTPLEITTIEENNRKSDASKIADGKNGPDDFREGHLRRNKVETSVGRLNASDNGASAGTGDTDRKIVGADPPIDKSGIAERKFESATSSTKETVTSDGTTAPSLFPVTPRILSSVEILADKEANAVTVEESVTDVPTIRATNNITEAERPFGIAEDLSPSEIQQMYRPSNTARPDLTTTLNPELQVPPQQSQGEGKGEEEEGEEEGAPRVPDERFNGTRQLDENWNGQRPVSVERSPEVRGRNLSDKTRDKDDILPIMHLYNTTSIFNETSSPLATSPSSHGAETRHSVLPVDEKNLRTNEDALDSVTTALPTVGSLVPDPSKNVEKNKIFEPPSLPDYPAVQRLPDSALTKPADNSTRHKEDHGSREPAEPSYSNKGNNFTSGANTSRPRHKHNHQSSTAKFNTSVFEPALNRTYFEPGSSSPSVKDTVNISEVIKRYEGDAIASQETVAVVSYILATLVVFPIALGVGLILRRLIIKNRKMLEESDTSSEISCRKDALNLENGDFKTSIEKAITKLPRIQHLCHEAEKSPLPPAQESRWEFPRDKLRLQTVLGQGNFGQVWKAEADDLTGHQGTTRLVAVKTVKEGASSREKEDLVRELEIMQQLGNHPNVVTLLGCCTEEEPHYLILEYVMYGKLLAYLRDHRTRQDFYNFSEDSAALTSRDLTVFGYCVARGMEYLASKKIIHRDLAARNVLVDHNKLCKIADFGMSRFANEDGEVIETRHGRNALPIRWMAPESLIYSLFTTKTDVWSFGILMWEIVTLGSTPYPDMTAREVMRNVQSGYRLERPSHCRSELFRVISRCWQADPDRRPEFQVLRRDLAQLLEDNMNGHYVDLESFASECTD, from the exons TTGCGGATGCGTCTACCGAATCGCAGAGACAAGGGCGAAAGTCGTTGCAGGCGGAGTTGCCCGCAGCAAAGGCCAAAAGGGAACAAGCCCTCCGAAACATTCTGGCAGCCAAACGTCGACAGGTTCTCGGACAGCGGGCAAGCCTCGTTGCTCCTCGATCGCGCGGCGATGTAACCAAGGACATGACCGACGTTTTGGAAGTCCAGGAGTCCAGACACGGAATTTACTTCGCCGTGCCGACAGGTGTCAAAGATGTTTCCGTCGAAGGAGACGTTCCCGAGCCGTTAACGGTTACGCTTGCCAAAACCGCGTCCGAAGATCGGATCGGTTCGGTCGAACGAATCGAGGATGCGACCTCGAAAAGTCCGGAGCCGATCAAACGGACCACGGCGATGAAAGATCTGGGCTACGACGAAAGGAGCGCTGCAACCGTCGCCACCGAAATCAGACAGAAATTGTCACCCGGTGGTATTTCGAGGAGTGGCTACCCGTCAGCGAGTAGAAATAGCTCGGTTAATGTACAGAGGGCTACTGCTCCGAAAAATACGGCGATCAACGATTCCGACGGCCGAAAGAATAACAACACTGTGATAATGTCGGACAGTCTGTACAAACACTTCAGACCGGTGGAGAGCAACGTTCCGATAGAAGAGATGACGCAGTTCCTGCACTTCGGTCAAAAGTTGAGCCCCGAAACGCAGAATACGACCAGCAGTAACTCCCTGGAAGTAACGCCGACGTTGCCGCCGGTTCCGAGCTCGAGAAGACGGTTCTCTATGAAGCGATACAGTACAACGACACCGGTTCCAGTTCCAAGGCTGGAGGAGATCATAAACGAGGAGATGAATATCGCCGTGGAGAGGCAAACCGTGGAGAGGAATAAAATACCGAAGATAAAGAACCTCTTCAGAAGTCCGAGTGCCAGCAGTCTTTACTACAGGAAATCGCCGGTGAGACCGGCGGATCCCACGATAGTTTCGAACGTAATCAGCCAGCCGACTACGAAGAATATTTCGGAAGGCGACGTCACATCGAAGAGGGAAAACGATTCTAGATACGAAGAACTGCATCAGCCGTTGAACCCGTCGTCCTCTCACGCCTCACGGCGACACCAGGTGCAGCGCGGCGTCGCGCCGATCGAGGAGAACGAGGACCAAGGGAAAGGAAGTGCGACGTCCCACGACTCGGTCGCATCTGGGTATGCCGACGTTGGTGCGACCCAGTtatcgaacgaaacgaataaTCGCGGTTCCCAACTACCGAGAAATACCAACGAAACGAGGTCGACGGACGCGACTGAAACAAAGCCAGTATCCAGCGAAGAGACCAGAGGATCGATAAATGGCCACTCTTCGGGCTATCCGATGTCTTCCTCGAACGTGACGACGCAGGACGCGAGGGCGAACAATTTGGACGACCGGGTACCGGTGTCCTCTACGGATTCTCCGGGGCGAGAAACCAGCACCACACTTAGGATAGTGGTCGCTGAAACTCCTGCGAAAGATGAAGAGGATCCTGCAAACCCGTCGTCGTATCCAGGTGGTTCCCCACCTGTCGTCGTTCTACCGGCGCAAcaacacgtgtatacgtacacgataACCAACGTGACGCGACTGTTGCGCAACTACTCCGGACCTGGGGTAAGCAGCAAGGAGGAAGGCGAGCAGAAACGGCAGCAGTACCCGGGCCCCGCACCGGCCGGGACCGCTGAGATAAGCGACGACTCGTCGAGCGGTATAGTGGCGACGCGGTCTCGGTCCGATCTCAGTGCCGGCCCAGCGGCTGAAGGAGTTACAACATTGGAGGGGAAACAGGTAAACCGTAGCAGTGGGGATTACGATCCCAGGTCAGACGCAGACGCAGCATCCCGCGCCGCAACCTCGACACGACGAACGCCACTCGAAGTAAACAAGACCGCGACAAAAGTCGCGGACTCGGAAGTCGGTGGTAGCGTACCTGCCGACGCTGTATTTCGCACTGTCGGGACCCACGACTCATCGGCAAATTTTACCTATCGAACAAATCTGCGGGAAGATCTTCGGGACGCCGATCAGCGTATGTTGCAAAAATCAGCCAGTGCCGTTTTGAACCAGAGACCCGGTGACGAACTGCTTATCGGCGATCGTACGGCGGGGAAAGGAAGTCGTCGCAGGGATCAGCCCAGAGGTCATCCCTTCGGGGCGGACGATCGAGCGCCAAAAGATCACAGGAAGACGATACAAGTGGGAAGTAAGGTGGGAGATGACTCAACTCTGAGACAATTCGCTTCGAGAGGAGAGCGTAACGAAGCGAGTGAGGTTCCATCGAGTACATGGAAATCGTCCGATGAGTCAGTGCAGTCTACTCGGCCCACGGATAATGTCAGTAAAAATCGTAACACCTCGCGGAACACCGGTGATCGTCAGGTTCTGAATAGGAAGCGTAATTTCGAGGAGAGTTCCGAAAAAGAAACTCTCGATGTTCTAGCCGATCGGTCGTTGAGAAAGTATTCCGACATGACGAATCATCACTCGATTCCCGATACGCAGATACGGGGCACTACGATGACACCTTTGGAAATAACGACGATCGAAGAGAACAATCGGAAATCGGATGCGTCGAAGATCGCGGATGGGAAAAACGGACCCGACGATTTTAGGGAGGGCCACTTGCGGAGGAACAAAGTCGAAACGAGCGTCGGTCGTTTAAATGCCAGTGACAACGGTGCTAGTGCGGGAACCGGTGATACGGATCGAAAGATCGTCGGTGCTGATCCGCCGATAGACAAAAGTGGGATCGCGGAGCGAAAATTCGAATCAGCTACGAGTTCAACCAAAGAAACCGTAACGTCAGACGGTACGACGGCACCGTCGCTCTTTCCGGTCACACCGAGAATCTTATCTAGTGTAGAAATATTAGCGGACAAAGAAGCCAACGCTGTGACCGTCGAAGAGTCCGTCACGGACGTTCCGACGATCAGAGCGACGAATAATATTACGGAAGCGGAGAGACCCTTCGGGATAGCCGAAGACCTCAGTCCATCGGAGATTCAGCAAATGTACAGGCCGTCGAACACCGCGAGGCCCGATTTAACGACCACCTTGAATCCGGAGTTACAAGTGCCACCTCAACAATCCCAAGGTGAAGGCAAaggcgaggaggaggagggggaggaggagggggcgCCGCGAGTTCCAGATGAGAGATTTAACGGCACGCGACAGTTAGACGAAAATTGGAACGGTCAACGACCGGTGAGTGTCGAAAGATCACCGGAAGTCAGGGGGAGAAATTTGTCCGACAAGACGCGAGATAAGGACGACATACTACCCATAATGCACCTGTACAATACCACgtcgattttcaacgaaaccAGTTCTCCTCTGGCGACTAGCCCGTCCTCCCACGGTGCTGAAACTCGGCACTCGGTGCTTccggttgacgagaaaaaccTTCGAACTAACGAAGATGCTCTGGATTCGGTTACAACGGCTCTGCCAACGGTCGGGTCGCTCGTACCCGATCCCTCGAAgaacgtcgaaaaaaataaaatcttcgaACCACCTTCGCTACCCGACTACCCCGCCGTCCAACGACTTCCTGATTCCGCGTTAACGAAACCCGCGGACAATTCGACGCGACACAAGGAAGATCACGGATCCCGCGAACCGGCGGAACCTTCGTATTCCAATAAAGGAAACAACTTTACGAGCGGCGCCAATACGAGCAGACCGCGACACAAGCACAACCACCAAAGTTCGACGGCCAAGTTCAACACTTCCGTGTTCGAACCGGCGTTAAACAGGACGTATTTCGAGCCGGGTTCGTCCTCGCCGAGCGTCAAAGATACGGTGAATATCAGTGAAGTGATTAAAAGGTACGAGGGCGACGCTATAGCCAGTCAGGAGACGGTCGCTGTCGTCAGTTACATACTGGCGACCCTCGTCGTTTTTCCGATCGCCCTTGGAGTCGGGCTCATCCTGAGGAGACTGATTATAAAGAATCGTAAG ATGTTAGAGGAGTCCGACACCTCGTCGGAGATAAGCTGTAGAAAAGATGCGCTGAATCTCGAGAACGGGGACTTCAAAACGTCCATTGAAAAAGCTATAACGAAACTGCCTCGCATACAACATTTG TGTCACGAGGCGGAGAAATCACCGTTACCTCCGGCCCAGGAATCGAGGTGGGAATTTCCGAGAGACAAACTTCGATTGCAGACGGTCCTCGGTCAAGGGAATTTCGGCCAG GTCTGGAAAGCCGAGGCCGACGACCTCACGGGTCACCAGGGCACGACGCGACTCGTAGCGGTAAAGACCGTAAAGGAAGGAGCGTCGTCGAGGGAGAAAGAAGACTTGGTCCGGGAACTTGAAATCATGCAACAGTTGGGAAACCATCCGAACGTCGTAACTTTATTGGGCTGTTGCACGGAGGAAG AACCGCATTACCTGATACTGGAGTACGTAATGTACGGGAAACTTCTAGCGTACCTTCGGGATCATCGTACCAGACAAGACTTTTACAATTTTAGCGAAGATTCGGCGGCTCTGACGTCGAGGGATCTCACGGTGTTCGGATACTGCGTAGCACGAGGCATGGAATATCTCGCTTCGAAAAAG ATTATCCACCGAGATTTGGCAGCGAGAAATGTGCTGGTGGACCACAATAAATTATGCAAGATAGCGGACTTTGGAATGTCCAGGTTCGCGAACGAGGACGGTGAAGTTATCGAAACGAGGCACGGCAGAAACGCTCTACCTATACGATGGATGGCACCGGAATCCTTAATCTACTCGCTTTTTACAACGAAAACTGACGTATGGAGTTTCGGAATCCTAATGTGGGAAATCGTCACGTTAG GTTCTACGCCGTATCCTGATATGACGGCGAGAGAAGTAATGCGAAATGTTCAGAGCGGTTATCGTTTGGAGAGGCCTTCGCACTGCCGGAGCGAACTTTTCAGGGTGATATCCAGGTGCTGGCAAGCTGATCCCGACAGAAGACCGGAGTTTCAAGTACTCAGAAGAGATTTGGCTCAGTTACTCGAGGACAATATGAACGGACATTACGTTGACTTGGAAAGTTTTGCTTCCGAATGCACAGATTGA
- the LOC105689572 gene encoding uncharacterized protein LOC105689572 isoform X1, whose translation MLVFRLLLLLSVTSLPLVYSEDPTTSVSTDLPVLLTAAPHQHDTVADASTESQRQGRKSLQAELPAAKAKREQALRNILAAKRRQVLGQRASLVAPRSRGDVTKDMTDVLEVQESRHGIYFAVPTGVKDVSVEGDVPEPLTVTLAKTASEDRIGSVERIEDATSKSPEPIKRTTAMKDLGYDERSAATVATEIRQKLSPGGISRSGYPSASRNSSVNVQRATAPKNTAINDSDGRKNNNTVIMSDSLYKHFRPVESNVPIEEMTQFLHFGQKLSPETQNTTSSNSLEVTPTLPPVPSSRRRFSMKRYSTTTPVPVPRLEEIINEEMNIAVERQTVERNKIPKIKNLFRSPSASSLYYRKSPVRPADPTIVSNVISQPTTKNISEGDVTSKRENDSRYEELHQPLNPSSSHASRRHQVQRGVAPIEENEDQGKGSATSHDSVASGYADVGATQLSNETNNRGSQLPRNTNETRSTDATETKPVSSEETRGSINGHSSGYPMSSSNVTTQDARANNLDDRVPVSSTDSPGRETSTTLRIVVAETPAKDEEDPANPSSYPGGSPPVVVLPAQQHVYTYTITNVTRLLRNYSGPGVSSKEEGEQKRQQYPGPAPAGTAEISDDSSSGIVATRSRSDLSAGPAAEGVTTLEGKQVNRSSGDYDPRSDADAASRAATSTRRTPLEVNKTATKVADSEVGGSVPADAVFRTVGTHDSSANFTYRTNLREDLRDADQRMLQKSASAVLNQRPGDELLIGDRTAGKGSRRRDQPRGHPFGADDRAPKDHRKTIQVGSKVGDDSTLRQFASRGERNEASEVPSSTWKSSDESVQSTRPTDNVSKNRNTSRNTGDRQVLNRKRNFEESSEKETLDVLADRSLRKYSDMTNHHSIPDTQIRGTTMTPLEITTIEENNRKSDASKIADGKNGPDDFREGHLRRNKVETSVGRLNASDNGASAGTGDTDRKIVGADPPIDKSGIAERKFESATSSTKETVTSDGTTAPSLFPVTPRILSSVEILADKEANAVTVEESVTDVPTIRATNNITEAERPFGIAEDLSPSEIQQMYRPSNTARPDLTTTLNPELQVPPQQSQGEGKGEEEEGEEEGAPRVPDERFNGTRQLDENWNGQRPVSVERSPEVRGRNLSDKTRDKDDILPIMHLYNTTSIFNETSSPLATSPSSHGAETRHSVLPVDEKNLRTNEDALDSVTTALPTVGSLVPDPSKNVEKNKIFEPPSLPDYPAVQRLPDSALTKPADNSTRHKEDHGSREPAEPSYSNKGNNFTSGANTSRPRHKHNHQSSTAKFNTSVFEPALNRTYFEPGSSSPSVKDTVNISEVIKRYEGDAIASQETVAVVSYILATLVVFPIALGVGLILRRLIIKNRKMLEESDTSSEISCRKDALNLENGDFKTSIEKAITKLPRIQHLCHEAEKSPLPPAQESRWEFPRDKLRLQTVLGQGNFGQVWKAEADDLTGHQGTTRLVAVKTVKEGASSREKEDLVRELEIMQQLGNHPNVVTLLGCCTEEEPHYLILEYVMYGKLLAYLRDHRTRQDFYNFSEDSAALTSRDLTVFGYCVARGMEYLASKKIIHRDLAARNVLVDHNKLCKIADFGMSRFANEDGEVIETRHGRNALPIRWMAPESLIYSLFTTKTDVWSFGILMWEIVTLGSTPYPDMTAREVMRNVQSGYRLERPSHCRSELFRVISRCWQADPDRRPEFQVLRRDLAQLLEDNMNGHYVDLESFASECTD comes from the exons TTGCGGATGCGTCTACCGAATCGCAGAGACAAGGGCGAAAGTCGTTGCAGGCGGAGTTGCCCGCAGCAAAGGCCAAAAGGGAACAAGCCCTCCGAAACATTCTGGCAGCCAAACGTCGACAGGTTCTCGGACAGCGGGCAAGCCTCGTTGCTCCTCGATCGCGCGGCGATGTAACCAAGGACATGACCGACGTTTTGGAAGTCCAGGAGTCCAGACACGGAATTTACTTCGCCGTGCCGACAGGTGTCAAAGATGTTTCCGTCGAAGGAGACGTTCCCGAGCCGTTAACGGTTACGCTTGCCAAAACCGCGTCCGAAGATCGGATCGGTTCGGTCGAACGAATCGAGGATGCGACCTCGAAAAGTCCGGAGCCGATCAAACGGACCACGGCGATGAAAGATCTGGGCTACGACGAAAGGAGCGCTGCAACCGTCGCCACCGAAATCAGACAGAAATTGTCACCCGGTGGTATTTCGAGGAGTGGCTACCCGTCAGCGAGTAGAAATAGCTCGGTTAATGTACAGAGGGCTACTGCTCCGAAAAATACGGCGATCAACGATTCCGACGGCCGAAAGAATAACAACACTGTGATAATGTCGGACAGTCTGTACAAACACTTCAGACCGGTGGAGAGCAACGTTCCGATAGAAGAGATGACGCAGTTCCTGCACTTCGGTCAAAAGTTGAGCCCCGAAACGCAGAATACGACCAGCAGTAACTCCCTGGAAGTAACGCCGACGTTGCCGCCGGTTCCGAGCTCGAGAAGACGGTTCTCTATGAAGCGATACAGTACAACGACACCGGTTCCAGTTCCAAGGCTGGAGGAGATCATAAACGAGGAGATGAATATCGCCGTGGAGAGGCAAACCGTGGAGAGGAATAAAATACCGAAGATAAAGAACCTCTTCAGAAGTCCGAGTGCCAGCAGTCTTTACTACAGGAAATCGCCGGTGAGACCGGCGGATCCCACGATAGTTTCGAACGTAATCAGCCAGCCGACTACGAAGAATATTTCGGAAGGCGACGTCACATCGAAGAGGGAAAACGATTCTAGATACGAAGAACTGCATCAGCCGTTGAACCCGTCGTCCTCTCACGCCTCACGGCGACACCAGGTGCAGCGCGGCGTCGCGCCGATCGAGGAGAACGAGGACCAAGGGAAAGGAAGTGCGACGTCCCACGACTCGGTCGCATCTGGGTATGCCGACGTTGGTGCGACCCAGTtatcgaacgaaacgaataaTCGCGGTTCCCAACTACCGAGAAATACCAACGAAACGAGGTCGACGGACGCGACTGAAACAAAGCCAGTATCCAGCGAAGAGACCAGAGGATCGATAAATGGCCACTCTTCGGGCTATCCGATGTCTTCCTCGAACGTGACGACGCAGGACGCGAGGGCGAACAATTTGGACGACCGGGTACCGGTGTCCTCTACGGATTCTCCGGGGCGAGAAACCAGCACCACACTTAGGATAGTGGTCGCTGAAACTCCTGCGAAAGATGAAGAGGATCCTGCAAACCCGTCGTCGTATCCAGGTGGTTCCCCACCTGTCGTCGTTCTACCGGCGCAAcaacacgtgtatacgtacacgataACCAACGTGACGCGACTGTTGCGCAACTACTCCGGACCTGGGGTAAGCAGCAAGGAGGAAGGCGAGCAGAAACGGCAGCAGTACCCGGGCCCCGCACCGGCCGGGACCGCTGAGATAAGCGACGACTCGTCGAGCGGTATAGTGGCGACGCGGTCTCGGTCCGATCTCAGTGCCGGCCCAGCGGCTGAAGGAGTTACAACATTGGAGGGGAAACAGGTAAACCGTAGCAGTGGGGATTACGATCCCAGGTCAGACGCAGACGCAGCATCCCGCGCCGCAACCTCGACACGACGAACGCCACTCGAAGTAAACAAGACCGCGACAAAAGTCGCGGACTCGGAAGTCGGTGGTAGCGTACCTGCCGACGCTGTATTTCGCACTGTCGGGACCCACGACTCATCGGCAAATTTTACCTATCGAACAAATCTGCGGGAAGATCTTCGGGACGCCGATCAGCGTATGTTGCAAAAATCAGCCAGTGCCGTTTTGAACCAGAGACCCGGTGACGAACTGCTTATCGGCGATCGTACGGCGGGGAAAGGAAGTCGTCGCAGGGATCAGCCCAGAGGTCATCCCTTCGGGGCGGACGATCGAGCGCCAAAAGATCACAGGAAGACGATACAAGTGGGAAGTAAGGTGGGAGATGACTCAACTCTGAGACAATTCGCTTCGAGAGGAGAGCGTAACGAAGCGAGTGAGGTTCCATCGAGTACATGGAAATCGTCCGATGAGTCAGTGCAGTCTACTCGGCCCACGGATAATGTCAGTAAAAATCGTAACACCTCGCGGAACACCGGTGATCGTCAGGTTCTGAATAGGAAGCGTAATTTCGAGGAGAGTTCCGAAAAAGAAACTCTCGATGTTCTAGCCGATCGGTCGTTGAGAAAGTATTCCGACATGACGAATCATCACTCGATTCCCGATACGCAGATACGGGGCACTACGATGACACCTTTGGAAATAACGACGATCGAAGAGAACAATCGGAAATCGGATGCGTCGAAGATCGCGGATGGGAAAAACGGACCCGACGATTTTAGGGAGGGCCACTTGCGGAGGAACAAAGTCGAAACGAGCGTCGGTCGTTTAAATGCCAGTGACAACGGTGCTAGTGCGGGAACCGGTGATACGGATCGAAAGATCGTCGGTGCTGATCCGCCGATAGACAAAAGTGGGATCGCGGAGCGAAAATTCGAATCAGCTACGAGTTCAACCAAAGAAACCGTAACGTCAGACGGTACGACGGCACCGTCGCTCTTTCCGGTCACACCGAGAATCTTATCTAGTGTAGAAATATTAGCGGACAAAGAAGCCAACGCTGTGACCGTCGAAGAGTCCGTCACGGACGTTCCGACGATCAGAGCGACGAATAATATTACGGAAGCGGAGAGACCCTTCGGGATAGCCGAAGACCTCAGTCCATCGGAGATTCAGCAAATGTACAGGCCGTCGAACACCGCGAGGCCCGATTTAACGACCACCTTGAATCCGGAGTTACAAGTGCCACCTCAACAATCCCAAGGTGAAGGCAAaggcgaggaggaggagggggaggaggagggggcgCCGCGAGTTCCAGATGAGAGATTTAACGGCACGCGACAGTTAGACGAAAATTGGAACGGTCAACGACCGGTGAGTGTCGAAAGATCACCGGAAGTCAGGGGGAGAAATTTGTCCGACAAGACGCGAGATAAGGACGACATACTACCCATAATGCACCTGTACAATACCACgtcgattttcaacgaaaccAGTTCTCCTCTGGCGACTAGCCCGTCCTCCCACGGTGCTGAAACTCGGCACTCGGTGCTTccggttgacgagaaaaaccTTCGAACTAACGAAGATGCTCTGGATTCGGTTACAACGGCTCTGCCAACGGTCGGGTCGCTCGTACCCGATCCCTCGAAgaacgtcgaaaaaaataaaatcttcgaACCACCTTCGCTACCCGACTACCCCGCCGTCCAACGACTTCCTGATTCCGCGTTAACGAAACCCGCGGACAATTCGACGCGACACAAGGAAGATCACGGATCCCGCGAACCGGCGGAACCTTCGTATTCCAATAAAGGAAACAACTTTACGAGCGGCGCCAATACGAGCAGACCGCGACACAAGCACAACCACCAAAGTTCGACGGCCAAGTTCAACACTTCCGTGTTCGAACCGGCGTTAAACAGGACGTATTTCGAGCCGGGTTCGTCCTCGCCGAGCGTCAAAGATACGGTGAATATCAGTGAAGTGATTAAAAGGTACGAGGGCGACGCTATAGCCAGTCAGGAGACGGTCGCTGTCGTCAGTTACATACTGGCGACCCTCGTCGTTTTTCCGATCGCCCTTGGAGTCGGGCTCATCCTGAGGAGACTGATTATAAAGAATCGTAAG ATGTTAGAGGAGTCCGACACCTCGTCGGAGATAAGCTGTAGAAAAGATGCGCTGAATCTCGAGAACGGGGACTTCAAAACGTCCATTGAAAAAGCTATAACGAAACTGCCTCGCATACAACATTTG TGTCACGAGGCGGAGAAATCACCGTTACCTCCGGCCCAGGAATCGAGGTGGGAATTTCCGAGAGACAAACTTCGATTGCAGACGGTCCTCGGTCAAGGGAATTTCGGCCAG GTCTGGAAAGCCGAGGCCGACGACCTCACGGGTCACCAGGGCACGACGCGACTCGTAGCGGTAAAGACCGTAAAGGAAGGAGCGTCGTCGAGGGAGAAAGAAGACTTGGTCCGGGAACTTGAAATCATGCAACAGTTGGGAAACCATCCGAACGTCGTAACTTTATTGGGCTGTTGCACGGAGGAAG AACCGCATTACCTGATACTGGAGTACGTAATGTACGGGAAACTTCTAGCGTACCTTCGGGATCATCGTACCAGACAAGACTTTTACAATTTTAGCGAAGATTCGGCGGCTCTGACGTCGAGGGATCTCACGGTGTTCGGATACTGCGTAGCACGAGGCATGGAATATCTCGCTTCGAAAAAG ATTATCCACCGAGATTTGGCAGCGAGAAATGTGCTGGTGGACCACAATAAATTATGCAAGATAGCGGACTTTGGAATGTCCAGGTTCGCGAACGAGGACGGTGAAGTTATCGAAACGAGGCACGGCAGAAACGCTCTACCTATACGATGGATGGCACCGGAATCCTTAATCTACTCGCTTTTTACAACGAAAACTGACGTATGGAGTTTCGGAATCCTAATGTGGGAAATCGTCACGTTAG GTTCTACGCCGTATCCTGATATGACGGCGAGAGAAGTAATGCGAAATGTTCAGAGCGGTTATCGTTTGGAGAGGCCTTCGCACTGCCGGAGCGAACTTTTCAGGGTGATATCCAGGTGCTGGCAAGCTGATCCCGACAGAAGACCGGAGTTTCAAGTACTCAGAAGAGATTTGGCTCAGTTACTCGAGGACAATATGAACGGACATTACGTTGACTTGGAAAGTTTTGCTTCCGAATGCACAGATTGA